Within Massilia endophytica, the genomic segment CCATGAACAAACAGACTATGAAACCGATGGCCGCCCTCCTGCTGGCCGCTTTCGTGCTGCCCTGCGTGGGCATCGCGGTGTACAGCCCCGTTTCCAATGCCGCGGACAAGAAGGAAGAGGCCCAGAAGCCCGCCCTCACCGTCAGCGTCACCCGCCCTGAAAAGACCACCCTGCCGATCCGCCTGACCGCGAACGGCAACGTCGCCGCGTGGCAGGAGGCCAGCATCGGCAGCGAGTCGAACGGCCTGCGCCTCACCGAAGTGCGGGTGAACGTGGGCGACGTGGTGAAGAAGGGCCAGGTGCTGGCCGTGTTCTCGGCCGATACCGTGAACGCGGACGTGGCGCAGGCGCGAGCAGCGCTGCTGGAAGCGGAAGCCACTGCGGCCGAGGCCAAAGCCAATGCGGCCCGCGCCCGTACGCTGGAATCGAGCGGCGCACTGAGCGCACAGCAGATCAGCCAGTACCTGACCGCAGAGCAGACGGCCAACGCCCGCATCGCATCGGCGCGCGCCGCCCTGAACTCCCAGCAGCTGCGTCTGCGCTACACGCAGGTGGTGGCGCCGGACAGCGGCGTGATTTCCGCGCGCAGCGCCACCGTGGGCGCGGTGGTGGGCGCAGGCACGGAGCTGTTCCGCATGGTGCGCCAGGGACGGCTGGAGTGGCGCGCCGAGGTGACGGCGGCGGACCTGCGCAATATCCGCGTGGGCGGCGCGGCGCGCGTGAAGGCAGCCAACGGCAGCGAGCTGACGGGCAAGGTGCGCATGATCGCGCCGACCGTCGACCCGCAAACCCGCTCCGCCCTGGTCTATGTGGACCTGCCGACCGATACCGGCGCCAATGCGCCCTTCAAGGCAGGCATGTTTGCCACCGGCCAGTTCGAGCTGGGCGAGTCGGGCGCCTTCACCCTGCCGCAGCAGTCCGTCGCCGTGCGCGACGGCTTCAGCTACGTGTTCCGCCTGTCGCAGGATTCGCGCGTGCACCAGACGAAGATCCAGCCTGGCCGCCGCATCGGCGACCGCATCGAGGTCCTGAGCGGCATTGCCGCGGACACGGTCGTGGTGCAGAGCGGCGCAGGCTTCCTCAATGACGGCGACCTCGTTGCAGTAAGCAATGCGCCGCGTGTCGCGCCCCCGGCAGGCGGCGCCCGCGCATCCAAATAAGGAGGCTCCGTGAATTTCTCAGCCCTCTCCATCAGGAATCCCATCCCGGCGATCATGCTGTTCGTGCTGCTCACGCTCGCGGGTCTGCTGGCCTACAAGGCCAACCCGGTGCAGGATTTCCCCGATATCGAACTGCCCATCGTGAACGTGACGGCCTCGCTGCCGGGCGCCGCGCCCGCGCAGCTTGAAACCGAAGTGGCGCGCAAGATCGAAGACTCGGTCGCCACGCTGCAAGGCATCAAGAACATCTACACCAAGGTGCTGGACGGCACTGCGACCATCACTGTCGAATTCATCCTGGAGAAGAATATCTCCGACGCGGTGAACGACGTACGCGACGCCGTGTCGCGCGTGAAGGCGGAC encodes:
- a CDS encoding efflux RND transporter periplasmic adaptor subunit, which encodes MNKQTMKPMAALLLAAFVLPCVGIAVYSPVSNAADKKEEAQKPALTVSVTRPEKTTLPIRLTANGNVAAWQEASIGSESNGLRLTEVRVNVGDVVKKGQVLAVFSADTVNADVAQARAALLEAEATAAEAKANAARARTLESSGALSAQQISQYLTAEQTANARIASARAALNSQQLRLRYTQVVAPDSGVISARSATVGAVVGAGTELFRMVRQGRLEWRAEVTAADLRNIRVGGAARVKAANGSELTGKVRMIAPTVDPQTRSALVYVDLPTDTGANAPFKAGMFATGQFELGESGAFTLPQQSVAVRDGFSYVFRLSQDSRVHQTKIQPGRRIGDRIEVLSGIAADTVVVQSGAGFLNDGDLVAVSNAPRVAPPAGGARASK